One Dokdonia sp. Dokd-P16 genomic window carries:
- a CDS encoding uroporphyrinogen-III synthase, producing the protein MKVKTILVSQPKPKVENSPYFELEQRQRVKIDFIPFIHVEGVSGKEVRLQKVDLKDYTAIILTSRNAVDHFFRIAEEMRFKVPDTLKYFCQSEAVAYYLQKYVVYRKRKIYVGKRTFPELIPLIKKHKNETFLLPSSDKFKPNVPELLDALGVKWMQSTFYKTVVSDLSEYENVFYDILVFFSPSGIQSLFENFPNFKQNDTRIAAFGNTTVKAAEEAGLKVNIQAPTPETPSMTMALEKYIKDVNKK; encoded by the coding sequence ATGAAAGTGAAAACTATCCTCGTTTCGCAACCAAAGCCTAAGGTTGAAAACTCACCTTATTTTGAGCTAGAACAAAGACAACGCGTTAAAATAGACTTCATCCCCTTCATCCATGTAGAGGGTGTATCTGGAAAAGAAGTTAGATTACAAAAAGTAGACCTTAAAGACTACACAGCAATCATACTTACAAGTCGTAATGCCGTTGACCACTTCTTTAGAATTGCAGAAGAAATGCGTTTTAAAGTGCCCGATACCTTAAAATATTTTTGTCAAAGTGAAGCTGTTGCTTATTACCTACAGAAATACGTGGTATACCGTAAGCGTAAAATATATGTTGGTAAACGCACATTTCCAGAGCTTATTCCATTAATTAAAAAGCATAAGAATGAGACATTCTTATTGCCATCATCAGATAAGTTCAAACCTAACGTACCAGAACTTTTAGATGCTTTAGGAGTTAAATGGATGCAATCTACTTTTTACAAAACAGTAGTAAGTGATCTTTCTGAATATGAAAATGTGTTTTACGACATATTAGTATTTTTTAGCCCGAGTGGTATTCAATCATTATTTGAAAACTTCCCTAACTTTAAGCAAAACGACACACGTATTGCTGCTTTTGGGAACACCACAGTAAAAGCTGCCGAAGAAGCAGGACTTAAAGTAAATATTCAAGCACCTACACCAGAAACTCCTTCTATGACAATGGCGTTAGAGAAGTATATTAAAGATGTAAACAAGAAGTAA
- a CDS encoding DUF4296 domain-containing protein, whose amino-acid sequence MRGLYALFLGFLCLISCQDIPPVEKPGNFIDENTMESILYESVLISSARGYNVAQLKLLGIQPETYIYDKFDIDSLTYAQNLAYYTADVDLYKGINAKVLARVQAELKVNDSIETVQKKEQDSLRTLKAKEVKARFKQKDSTKFKEIPRRLVTDTFSRKMIQVKEDSSELD is encoded by the coding sequence ATGAGAGGATTATATGCTTTATTTCTAGGTTTTTTATGCTTGATAAGTTGTCAAGACATTCCACCTGTAGAAAAGCCAGGTAACTTTATTGATGAGAATACCATGGAGAGCATATTATATGAATCTGTACTTATATCTAGTGCTAGAGGTTATAATGTTGCGCAACTTAAACTTTTAGGAATTCAGCCAGAAACTTATATTTATGATAAGTTTGATATTGACAGTCTTACGTACGCACAAAATCTAGCGTATTACACAGCAGATGTAGATTTATACAAAGGAATAAACGCAAAAGTACTTGCAAGAGTACAGGCAGAGTTAAAAGTAAATGACTCTATAGAAACAGTGCAGAAAAAAGAGCAAGATTCTCTGAGGACTTTAAAAGCAAAAGAGGTAAAAGCAAGATTTAAACAAAAAGATTCTACTAAGTTTAAAGAGATCCCGAGGCGTTTAGTTACTGATACTTTTAGTAGAAAAATGATACAAGTTAAAGAAGATTCTAGCGAGCTTGATTAA
- a CDS encoding polyprenol monophosphomannose synthase: MANAVVIIPTYNEIENIERLLRNIFALQRAFHILVVDDNSPDGTAAKVKELQELYKEKLFLLNRPKKNGLGTAYIAGFKWALNQEYEYIFEMDADFSHNPNDLIRLYNACIKDGADLAIGSRYVTGVNVVNWPMGRVLLSWGASRYVRFITRMDIYDTTAGFICYHHKVLRAIDLENIKFVGYAFQIEMKYKAYLKKFKIVEVPVVFTDRTKGESKMSSGIISEAIFGVVKMRLQHLFKK, encoded by the coding sequence ATGGCAAACGCTGTAGTTATCATACCCACCTACAACGAAATTGAAAATATAGAGAGGCTGTTGCGCAATATATTTGCGTTACAACGCGCTTTCCATATTTTAGTGGTTGATGATAACTCTCCAGATGGAACAGCAGCCAAGGTAAAAGAACTTCAAGAACTATATAAAGAGAAATTATTTCTTTTAAATAGGCCTAAAAAAAATGGGTTAGGGACTGCATATATAGCGGGTTTTAAATGGGCACTTAATCAAGAATATGAATATATTTTTGAGATGGATGCAGATTTTTCACACAACCCTAATGATTTAATCAGGCTTTATAATGCTTGTATTAAAGATGGTGCAGACCTTGCTATTGGGTCTAGATATGTAACGGGAGTTAATGTGGTAAACTGGCCTATGGGGAGAGTTTTACTTTCTTGGGGAGCCTCAAGATATGTGAGGTTTATTACAAGGATGGATATCTATGATACTACGGCTGGCTTTATTTGTTATCATCATAAGGTACTTAGAGCAATAGATCTAGAGAATATTAAATTTGTAGGTTATGCGTTTCAAATAGAAATGAAGTATAAAGCATATCTTAAAAAGTTTAAAATAGTTGAGGTTCCTGTGGTGTTTACAGATAGAACTAAAGGTGAGAGTAAAATGAGTTCAGGTATTATTTCTGAGGCGATTTTTGGTGTTGTTAAAATGCGATTACAACATCTTTTTAAAAAATAA
- a CDS encoding YHS domain-containing (seleno)protein, giving the protein MRSLSFILLALFTIAATAQKTDYNLKKGYVAEGYDVTEYFNNTAVEGNKEFTTTYDGAKFQFASQENLEAFKKSPKKFIPQYGGYCAYAIADKGKKVSIDPETFEIRDGKLYLFYNSWGVNTLEKWNEEGATTLKKKADIEWESVRTKN; this is encoded by the coding sequence ATGAGATCACTATCATTTATTCTTCTGGCATTATTTACAATTGCCGCTACCGCTCAAAAGACAGATTACAATCTTAAAAAAGGATATGTAGCCGAAGGGTATGATGTTACAGAGTACTTTAATAATACTGCAGTAGAAGGAAATAAAGAATTCACCACAACATATGATGGTGCAAAATTCCAATTTGCAAGCCAAGAAAACTTAGAAGCTTTTAAAAAATCTCCAAAAAAGTTTATCCCTCAATACGGAGGATACTGTGCCTACGCTATTGCAGATAAAGGGAAAAAAGTATCTATAGATCCAGAAACTTTTGAGATAAGAGATGGTAAACTATATCTCTTTTATAACTCTTGGGGAGTAAATACCTTAGAGAAGTGGAATGAAGAAGGAGCGACTACTTTAAAGAAAAAAGCAGATATTGAGTGGGAAAGTGTAAGGACTAAAAATTAA
- the aspS gene encoding aspartate--tRNA ligase, which yields MYRTHNNGSLRAADVNKEVTLAGWVQKSRDKGFIIWVDLRDRYGMTQLVFDEERTDASIMEQARKLGREFVVQVTGTVIERDSKNPNIATGDIEILVSKLEVLNASLTPPFTIEDETDGGEDVRMKYRYLDIRRKPVRDSLIFRHKVALEVRKYLSDQDFIEVETPYLIKSTPEGARDFVVPSRMNEGQFYALPQSPQTFKQLLMVGGMDKYFQIVKCFRDEDLRADRQPEFTQIDCEMAFVEQEDILNIFEGLTRHLLKEVNGVEIEKFPRMLYDDAMRLYGNDKPDIRFGMKFGELNEVAQHKEFGVFNNAELVVGIAVPGGNSYTRKEIDKLIDWVKRPQVGALGMVYSRCNDDGSFKSSVDKFYDQEDLAKWAEVTGAQKGDLICILSGETSKVRAQMSALRMELATRLGLRDPKVFAPLWVIDFPLLELDEETGHYHAMHHPFTSPKPGQIELLDTKPGEVKANAYDLVLNGNEIGGGSIRIHDKETQAIMLRHLGFSEEEAKAQFGFLMDAFEYGAPPHGGLAFGLDRLVAILGGQETIRDFIAFPKNNSGRDVMIDAPAFLDDEQMKELNLKLRDQKS from the coding sequence ATGTACAGAACGCACAATAATGGAAGCCTAAGAGCTGCCGATGTAAATAAGGAAGTTACCCTCGCAGGATGGGTTCAAAAATCTAGAGATAAAGGATTTATTATTTGGGTAGATCTACGTGATCGTTACGGAATGACGCAACTTGTTTTTGATGAGGAACGTACCGATGCATCTATCATGGAGCAAGCACGTAAACTAGGACGTGAGTTTGTAGTTCAAGTTACTGGAACCGTAATAGAGCGTGACTCAAAAAATCCAAATATCGCAACAGGAGATATCGAGATTTTAGTATCAAAACTAGAAGTGCTTAACGCTTCACTCACTCCTCCTTTCACTATAGAAGATGAAACTGATGGTGGTGAGGATGTACGTATGAAATACCGTTACCTAGATATACGCCGCAAGCCAGTGCGCGATAGCTTAATCTTTAGACATAAAGTTGCACTAGAAGTACGTAAATATCTTTCTGATCAAGATTTTATTGAGGTAGAAACACCATACTTAATCAAATCTACTCCAGAGGGAGCACGTGATTTTGTAGTTCCTTCTCGCATGAACGAAGGACAATTTTATGCATTACCACAATCTCCACAAACCTTCAAGCAATTGCTTATGGTGGGAGGAATGGATAAGTACTTCCAGATTGTAAAGTGTTTCCGTGATGAAGATTTACGTGCCGACAGACAGCCAGAGTTTACGCAAATAGACTGTGAGATGGCTTTTGTAGAGCAGGAAGATATCTTGAACATTTTTGAAGGACTTACAAGACACTTACTTAAAGAAGTAAACGGTGTTGAGATTGAGAAATTCCCACGCATGCTGTATGATGATGCCATGCGTTTATATGGTAATGACAAACCGGATATCCGTTTTGGGATGAAATTTGGAGAGCTCAATGAAGTAGCACAACATAAGGAGTTCGGAGTATTTAATAATGCAGAGCTTGTAGTAGGGATTGCTGTTCCTGGAGGAAATAGCTATACTCGCAAAGAAATAGATAAACTTATAGACTGGGTAAAGCGTCCACAAGTAGGCGCACTAGGAATGGTGTATTCTCGTTGCAATGACGATGGATCATTCAAGTCTTCTGTAGATAAATTTTATGATCAAGAAGATCTAGCAAAATGGGCCGAAGTTACTGGTGCTCAAAAAGGAGACCTTATCTGCATCCTATCTGGAGAGACTTCAAAAGTTCGCGCTCAAATGAGTGCATTACGTATGGAGCTGGCAACACGTTTAGGATTAAGAGATCCTAAGGTATTTGCTCCATTATGGGTAATAGATTTCCCATTACTTGAACTAGACGAAGAGACTGGACATTACCACGCAATGCACCACCCATTTACATCTCCTAAACCTGGACAGATAGAACTACTTGACACAAAACCAGGAGAGGTAAAAGCAAATGCATATGACCTTGTACTTAACGGTAATGAAATAGGAGGAGGATCTATACGTATACACGATAAAGAAACGCAAGCTATCATGCTACGCCACTTAGGCTTCTCTGAAGAAGAGGCTAAGGCGCAATTTGGCTTCCTTATGGATGCCTTTGAATATGGAGCACCTCCACACGGAGGTCTTGCTTTTGGGCTAGATAGACTTGTTGCAATATTAGGTGGTCAAGAGACGATACGTGATTTTATTGCTTTCCCTAAAAATAATAGTGGTCGTGACGTTATGATAGACGCGCCTGCTTTTCTTGATGATGAGCAAATGAAGGAATTGAATTTGAAGTTACGTGATCAAAAGTCATAA
- a CDS encoding DUF3050 domain-containing protein yields the protein MILHVTKEIQPLQEQLLSHSLYKEIKTPDDLLVFMEYHVYAVWDFMSLLKALQNGLTCTQTPWKPVGSTETRYLINEIVLAEETDINAKGERQSHYEMYIDAMQKAGASTVVIDNLVATDFDVISLNDAIADLPAGVSQFLKFTFDIIDRGKLHEIAAAFTFGRENLIPAMFTAIIGEIEENFPAKDLSDFKYYFDRHIELDEDEHGPMALKMIEHLCGDDNSKWDEVVAVSKEALKVRLNLWDGILSEIKREEVYA from the coding sequence ATGATTTTACACGTCACAAAAGAAATACAACCACTTCAAGAGCAGTTGCTCAGCCATTCTTTGTACAAAGAGATAAAAACTCCAGATGATCTTTTGGTTTTTATGGAGTATCATGTTTATGCTGTCTGGGATTTTATGTCTTTACTGAAGGCTTTGCAAAATGGATTAACGTGTACACAAACTCCATGGAAACCAGTAGGAAGTACCGAAACTCGATATTTAATCAATGAAATTGTTCTTGCTGAGGAGACAGATATAAATGCAAAAGGGGAGCGACAGAGTCATTATGAGATGTACATTGATGCTATGCAAAAAGCTGGTGCGAGTACGGTTGTAATAGATAATCTAGTTGCTACAGATTTTGATGTAATTTCATTAAATGATGCTATTGCAGATTTGCCAGCGGGTGTAAGTCAGTTTTTGAAATTTACATTTGATATTATAGACAGAGGCAAGTTACACGAGATTGCTGCGGCATTCACCTTTGGCCGTGAAAATCTCATTCCAGCAATGTTTACTGCAATTATTGGAGAAATAGAAGAGAACTTCCCAGCTAAGGATTTATCTGATTTTAAGTATTATTTTGATCGCCATATTGAGCTAGATGAAGATGAGCATGGGCCTATGGCGTTGAAAATGATTGAACATTTATGTGGAGATGATAATAGTAAATGGGATGAAGTGGTCGCTGTGTCTAAGGAAGCATTAAAAGTGCGATTAAATCTTTGGGATGGTATATTAAGTGAAATAAAACGCGAGGAGGTTTACGCTTAG
- a CDS encoding NAD-dependent epimerase/dehydratase family protein — translation MILVTGSTGLVGKHLLLSLTQKDQSVRALYRSESKKAEVVSFFAFAKAESQLHRIDWVQGDITEIPSLTTAFKDVTYVYHCAALISFDPYQFKELTKTNIEGTANVVNLSLANNIKKLVHVSSIATLASTPNSPITEDNFWDPDALNSVYALTKNGAEMEVWRGTQEGLNAIILNPGIVIGEGNYQTGSGKFFNHILEGKALYPTGGSAVIDVKDLVALMEKAMNSTLAQERYIATAYNVTYRDLLEEIAKTLGNKAPSRPLSNGLLQFLNFLDSIRGIFTRKRQITKIGYKSLQRQTLYSNNKIIEAFNYIPTPLDVTLSRIALHINQAR, via the coding sequence ATGATTTTAGTTACTGGGAGTACTGGACTTGTAGGCAAACATTTACTGTTGAGCCTCACACAAAAAGATCAAAGCGTTAGAGCTTTGTACCGAAGCGAATCTAAGAAGGCGGAGGTTGTTTCTTTTTTTGCTTTCGCGAAAGCGGAATCTCAACTACACCGTATAGATTGGGTTCAAGGAGATATTACAGAAATACCCAGCCTCACTACTGCTTTTAAAGATGTAACCTATGTGTACCATTGCGCGGCACTCATTTCATTTGACCCTTACCAATTTAAGGAGCTCACTAAAACAAATATTGAAGGAACAGCAAATGTTGTAAATCTAAGCCTAGCAAACAATATCAAAAAACTAGTGCATGTAAGCTCTATTGCCACGCTGGCAAGCACACCAAACAGTCCAATTACAGAAGATAATTTCTGGGATCCAGATGCCCTAAACTCAGTATATGCACTCACAAAAAATGGTGCAGAGATGGAAGTATGGAGAGGAACACAAGAAGGATTAAACGCAATTATTTTAAATCCCGGAATCGTAATAGGTGAAGGAAACTACCAGACCGGTAGCGGAAAGTTCTTTAATCATATTCTTGAAGGAAAAGCTTTATATCCCACTGGAGGTAGTGCCGTAATAGATGTAAAAGACTTAGTAGCATTAATGGAGAAAGCTATGAATAGCACCCTAGCACAAGAAAGATATATTGCGACTGCTTACAATGTCACTTATCGTGATTTACTAGAAGAAATAGCAAAGACCTTAGGCAATAAAGCACCTAGTAGACCTCTAAGCAACGGCTTACTGCAATTTTTAAACTTCTTAGACTCGATAAGAGGCATATTTACTCGTAAAAGGCAAATAACTAAAATAGGCTACAAGTCATTGCAAAGACAGACATTGTACAGTAATAATAAAATAATAGAAGCGTTTAATTACATTCCCACTCCGCTAGATGTGACGTTGTCACGTATAGCGCTACACATTAATCAAGCTCGCTAG
- a CDS encoding DUF4271 domain-containing protein, which produces MESSLRLITYQNWITIIIVSCVILLAATKFFYQARFSDFLNIVGADRFFSTRSKGVFILHPLQVVLLVIQFIGISLLIYLAYCSLLNLPYSENFDIFKYIFLGYSVFEIVKFLLERFIAYVLNFDKKTQSFFYKRLNVKHLLGLFALLGSAFIVYQLQIPFYFIYSILGIIITIYTISQFWLIRKYKSDFFRFPFYFILYFCTLEIGPYFILYSFIAKQ; this is translated from the coding sequence TTGGAAAGTAGCCTACGTCTTATTACATATCAAAACTGGATAACAATAATCATTGTAAGTTGTGTCATATTACTAGCTGCTACCAAGTTTTTTTATCAAGCAAGATTTTCAGATTTTTTAAATATAGTAGGTGCAGATCGTTTTTTCAGCACAAGATCGAAGGGTGTTTTTATATTACACCCCTTACAAGTTGTATTACTCGTCATACAATTTATAGGTATTTCTCTTTTGATTTACTTAGCATACTGCTCATTACTAAATCTCCCTTATTCAGAGAACTTCGACATTTTCAAGTATATCTTTTTGGGATACTCCGTCTTTGAGATTGTAAAATTCTTACTAGAACGATTTATAGCATATGTTTTAAATTTTGACAAAAAAACGCAGTCCTTTTTTTACAAGCGACTTAATGTAAAACACCTTTTAGGCCTGTTTGCTCTTTTAGGAAGCGCCTTTATCGTGTACCAACTACAAATTCCTTTTTATTTCATTTACAGCATCCTAGGTATAATCATTACTATTTACACTATTTCGCAATTTTGGCTCATCCGTAAATACAAGAGTGACTTTTTTAGGTTTCCTTTTTATTTTATTTTGTATTTTTGCACTCTCGAAATTGGACCCTACTTTATTTTGTACTCATTCATCGCAAAACAGTAA
- a CDS encoding cold-shock protein: MEGTVKFFNESKGYGFITNDDTGKDIFVHVTGLNGETINEGDKVEYVEEEGRKGLTAAQVRVL; this comes from the coding sequence ATGGAAGGAACAGTAAAATTTTTCAATGAGTCAAAAGGTTATGGTTTTATAACTAACGACGACACCGGTAAGGACATCTTTGTACACGTTACAGGTCTTAACGGGGAAACTATCAACGAAGGAGACAAAGTTGAGTACGTAGAAGAAGAAGGAAGAAAAGGATTAACTGCTGCACAAGTACGTGTACTGTAG
- a CDS encoding acyl transferase — MPQQSIFDITTAPQFEEAALETFRFQFENNSTYRSFCDLLYKHPSEIKRSRDIPFLPIQFFKSHTILTSGSETSVVFSSSGTTGSITSKHHVADLSLYEDSFRHAFAKAYGNPKDYVILALLPSYLERSGSSLIYMVDDLIKTSEHPDSGFYLNNLNELANKLDSLDKAGQKVLLIGVSFALLDLVESHRFNLKNTIIMETGGMKGRRKELVRNELHEILCKGFGVSSIHSEYGMTELLSQGYSNGKGIFTTPPWMKVYTRDTEDALSLLEGTKTGGLNVIDLANRFSCPFIATQDLGRVYKDGSFTVIGRFDNSDIRGCNLMSL, encoded by the coding sequence ATGCCCCAACAGTCTATTTTTGATATCACTACAGCTCCACAATTTGAAGAAGCTGCTCTGGAGACATTTCGTTTTCAATTTGAGAATAATAGCACTTACAGATCTTTTTGTGACTTGCTATACAAACACCCTAGTGAGATAAAAAGAAGTAGAGATATTCCTTTTTTACCTATTCAATTTTTTAAATCGCATACCATTCTCACATCTGGATCAGAGACTTCGGTTGTTTTTAGTAGTAGTGGGACTACGGGGAGCATCACTAGCAAGCACCACGTTGCAGACTTGAGCTTGTATGAGGATAGTTTTAGGCACGCTTTCGCGAAAGCGTATGGAAACCCAAAAGATTATGTAATCCTAGCATTACTACCTTCCTATCTAGAAAGATCTGGATCTTCCCTCATATATATGGTGGATGACTTAATAAAGACTAGCGAACACCCTGACAGTGGTTTTTATTTAAACAACCTCAACGAACTTGCAAATAAACTAGACTCACTAGACAAGGCAGGGCAAAAAGTATTACTTATAGGTGTGTCGTTTGCGCTATTAGACTTGGTAGAATCTCACCGCTTTAACCTCAAGAATACTATCATAATGGAAACTGGTGGTATGAAAGGACGTCGCAAAGAATTAGTGCGTAATGAGCTGCATGAAATACTTTGCAAAGGCTTTGGCGTAAGTTCAATACATAGTGAATATGGGATGACTGAGTTATTGAGTCAAGGCTATTCTAATGGAAAAGGAATATTTACCACGCCTCCGTGGATGAAAGTATATACTCGAGATACAGAAGATGCACTAAGCTTACTAGAAGGCACAAAAACCGGTGGCCTCAATGTAATTGACCTAGCAAATAGATTTTCTTGCCCATTTATAGCAACTCAAGATCTTGGACGAGTATACAAGGATGGGAGCTTTACCGTAATAGGCCGTTTTGACAACTCAGACATACGCGGCTGTAACCTGATGTCCCTGTAA
- the tyrS gene encoding tyrosine--tRNA ligase, with the protein MIKNFVEELQWRGMIHDVMPQTEEHLMEAMRSAYVGFDPTADSLHIGNLVPIMLLAHYQRSGHRPVALVGGATGMIGDPSGKSSERNLLDEKTLRHNQECVKKQLSQFLDFTSGAKNQALLVNNFDWMKEFSFLDFIRDVGKHITVNYMMAKDSVKNRLTGEDADGMSFTEFTYQMVQGYDFLHLYKNEGITLQMGGSDQWGNITTGTELVRRIGGGKGYALTCPLITKSDGSKFGKSEGGNVWLDAKRTSPYKFYQYWLNTTDEDAEKYIKIFTFLDKEEIEALVAAHKDAPHERALQKRLAEEVTTTVHDAEALEKAIAASNILFGKSTSDDLKSLDEATFLDVFEGVPQAEIEKSEIEAGLDIIAALAEKTGFLKSNGEARRALKENSISINKEKVGEDYTIQTTDLINETFVLLQRGKKNYFVIRAV; encoded by the coding sequence ATGATTAAGAATTTTGTAGAAGAATTACAGTGGCGTGGAATGATACACGATGTGATGCCACAAACAGAGGAACATTTAATGGAAGCGATGCGCTCTGCATATGTAGGTTTTGATCCTACGGCAGACTCATTACACATCGGAAATTTAGTTCCTATTATGCTACTGGCACATTATCAAAGATCTGGTCATAGGCCTGTCGCGTTAGTAGGTGGAGCTACAGGTATGATAGGAGATCCATCTGGAAAATCTTCTGAGCGTAATCTTCTTGATGAGAAAACATTACGTCATAACCAAGAATGTGTGAAAAAACAATTATCACAGTTTCTTGATTTTACTTCTGGCGCAAAAAATCAGGCACTTTTAGTAAATAACTTTGACTGGATGAAGGAGTTTTCTTTTCTTGACTTTATTCGTGATGTAGGTAAGCATATTACGGTTAATTATATGATGGCAAAAGATTCTGTAAAAAACCGACTTACTGGTGAAGATGCAGATGGTATGTCATTTACAGAGTTTACGTACCAGATGGTACAAGGATATGACTTCTTGCATTTATATAAAAACGAAGGAATCACACTCCAAATGGGAGGAAGTGACCAGTGGGGTAACATTACTACGGGTACAGAATTAGTACGCCGTATAGGAGGCGGAAAAGGATATGCACTTACCTGCCCGCTTATCACAAAATCTGATGGAAGTAAATTTGGAAAAAGTGAGGGAGGAAATGTATGGCTAGACGCAAAACGAACATCTCCATATAAATTTTACCAGTACTGGTTAAATACAACAGATGAGGATGCAGAGAAGTATATTAAAATCTTTACTTTTTTAGATAAAGAAGAAATTGAAGCACTTGTTGCGGCTCATAAAGATGCACCACACGAGAGAGCTTTACAAAAGCGACTAGCAGAAGAAGTAACCACAACGGTTCACGACGCAGAGGCGCTAGAGAAAGCAATTGCGGCATCAAATATATTATTTGGTAAAAGTACAAGTGATGATCTAAAGTCTCTTGATGAGGCGACATTTTTAGATGTTTTTGAAGGTGTACCACAAGCAGAGATTGAAAAATCTGAAATAGAAGCTGGATTAGATATTATCGCAGCTCTTGCAGAAAAAACTGGATTCTTAAAATCTAATGGAGAAGCGAGACGTGCACTTAAAGAAAATTCAATCTCGATAAATAAGGAAAAAGTAGGGGAGGATTATACCATCCAGACTACAGATTTAATAAATGAAACCTTTGTCTTACTTCAAAGAGGTAAGAAAAACTACTTTGTTATTAGAGCAGTCTAG
- a CDS encoding dihydroorotase → MEKILIKDAHIVNEGTIFRGDVLIHNGVIEEIAESISAKSGDVHIFDAEGTYLIPGVIDDQVHFREPGLTHKGNIATESKAAVAGGITSFIEMPNTVPQTTTIEKLEEKFEIAANSSAANYSFMFGGTNDNLEEILKVDKKNVAGLKLFLGSSTGNMLVDNEAVLEKIFKSTDMVISTHCEDEETIRKNLAIYKERYGDDIPMNLHPIIRSEEACYISSSRAIELAKKTGARLHVFHLSTGKETALFDNSIPLAEKKITAEVCIHHLWFSDEDYDEKGSKIKWNPAVKTSKDRDELFQALLDDKIDVIATDHAPHTLEEKNNVYTKAPSGGPLVQHALPAMLEFYHQGKISLEKIVEKMCHNPAILFQVEKRGYIRKGYKADLVLVDLNAPWTVQKDNILYKCGWSPFEGTTFKSRITHTFVNGRLAHKNFKVYDELFGERLTFDR, encoded by the coding sequence ATGGAAAAGATTTTAATAAAAGATGCTCATATTGTTAACGAAGGAACCATCTTTAGAGGTGACGTGTTAATACATAATGGTGTTATAGAAGAAATTGCAGAGAGTATAAGTGCAAAATCTGGTGACGTGCATATTTTTGATGCAGAGGGTACTTACCTTATACCTGGAGTGATTGATGATCAAGTGCACTTTAGAGAGCCTGGGCTTACTCATAAAGGAAATATAGCTACAGAGTCTAAGGCTGCCGTTGCAGGAGGTATTACATCATTTATTGAAATGCCTAACACAGTACCTCAAACAACTACGATTGAAAAACTTGAAGAGAAGTTTGAAATTGCAGCAAATTCGTCTGCAGCAAACTATTCTTTTATGTTTGGCGGAACTAACGATAACCTAGAAGAAATTTTAAAAGTTGACAAGAAGAATGTCGCGGGACTTAAATTATTTTTAGGTAGCTCTACAGGTAATATGCTAGTTGATAATGAGGCTGTGCTTGAAAAGATCTTTAAGTCTACAGATATGGTTATCTCAACCCACTGTGAAGACGAAGAAACTATTAGAAAAAACCTAGCGATATATAAAGAGCGCTATGGTGATGATATCCCTATGAATCTTCACCCTATCATAAGAAGCGAGGAAGCTTGTTATATATCTTCATCTAGAGCAATAGAGCTAGCAAAGAAAACTGGAGCGAGACTTCACGTTTTTCACTTATCTACGGGTAAAGAAACAGCGCTCTTTGATAACAGTATCCCACTAGCCGAAAAGAAAATTACAGCAGAGGTTTGTATTCATCATCTTTGGTTTTCTGATGAAGATTACGATGAGAAAGGATCTAAAATTAAATGGAATCCAGCAGTAAAAACTTCTAAGGATAGGGATGAGTTATTTCAAGCGTTGCTAGATGATAAGATTGACGTCATAGCCACAGATCACGCGCCACATACTCTAGAAGAAAAAAATAACGTCTACACAAAAGCTCCTAGTGGTGGCCCACTAGTGCAGCATGCATTACCGGCAATGTTAGAGTTTTATCATCAAGGGAAAATCTCTTTAGAGAAGATTGTAGAGAAGATGTGTCATAACCCAGCAATACTTTTTCAAGTAGAAAAAAGAGGATATATACGTAAAGGGTATAAAGCAGATCTTGTACTTGTAGACCTAAATGCGCCTTGGACGGTACAAAAAGACAATATTCTTTATAAGTGTGGCTGGTCTCCTTTTGAAGGGACTACGTTTAAGTCTAGAATAACACACACATTTGTAAATGGACGCCTTGCTCATAAAAACTTTAAGGTATACGATGAACTTTTTGGTGAACGTCTTACGTTTGATAGATAA